Below is a genomic region from Puntigrus tetrazona isolate hp1 unplaced genomic scaffold, ASM1883169v1 S000000143, whole genome shotgun sequence.
gtttgcacACTCATTCTGACAGCTCCTATTCACTGTAGAGGATCAAGGGATGTAATCCTACATTTGTCCAAATCTATTCCGATAAAGCAACTCTTTTACGTATTCCATGGCCTAAGGGACAGTTTTCAGCACATTCTGGGTATTGGGtgaagtattaatttaatagttattattgttttcatttaaaaatgtatattgatttaaattattCCAAGTCAGCGTCTCTCTGGCTTAGAAGTTTGCTGAGAACCACTGCACTAACCTGAAGGAAAACAGCCCTTCATAAGCGTACATCAAATTACCTGGTGCAATCATGATCTCATTCTTCTTTGATCGAACTCTGAGAAAGGTGAGATCATTTTGAGGGTCGATGTCCCTCACCATTCCCCGAGCTTTCATGAGCAGCTGGTGGACATTACCGGCGTACTGAACTGTGCTTGAGTTGTCAAGAGTGCTTTTGATTGGGATTCCTGTTTAAAGAACAGATAAAAATCCTATAGACATATCAACAAAGAACTCCTTGTTTTATCAATGTCATGCTGCCAATGAAGCAAGCAGTTCTCATTCTGCCAGATACCTTCTGCATTGACAATGATAATTCCTTGTACTCCTTTCTGACTCTGAATCCTTTTGATCGTCTCCTCCACCTCAGCCTGCAACATAAACGCATAAGTGATTAAAACGGCAAAAAATGTGTACAGTCTGAGAACAATCTTCGAAGTGGCCGCTCTGTAAAGTCCATAAAAAcgtatttttgcttttgtttactGTATATACCCGAGCCTTGGCGTTAGCTGGTTACTAAGTGCCATCTCTCAAATGACAACGCCCTGTAGTCAAATTCAACCCGCTAAAACCTTAACCGACACGATAACGAGCTAACAAACACGTGCTTTCGATTATACGCACAAATTAAAACGTTTAAGCGCTAACGTGTACTTGCCATTGTGAAGATAAGTCGCTGTTTTCGTTGCTTAGACCGATGCTGCAAGCTACGGAACTAGAATCATGTATTCTGTAAACCGTCCGTTCTGCGTCACTGCCATCTGCCGGACTGGAGGAAAGCAGCTAAccggtattttttttttagctcgaGCAGCGTAATTTGagtcaaacattaaaatatacaacatttttaggTAGTCTCTTGGTCTGATTTCGCATGTAGATATATTTGTTATTGATTATTGGCATCTATAAATGTAGGCTGtgtatttttacctttatttattatatactcGAGTAATCAAAGTTAGCCCACGGAAAAACTAACCAAGACGATAACGGCCGAAGAAAACATGCTCTTTCAATTATAATCACACGTTAACAAGCTAAAATGTACTTGCCATTTTGAAGGAAAGTCTGTGTTTTCGTTGCTATggtgcttcttcttcttcttttggaTCTTCTTTGGTGCGTCTCTGCCATCTACTGAGGTGGAGTGTGAAGAGCTGGGGAGAGGAAAAATAAACTAGTTCAATAAAACTAGTTCTCTTCAGATTGCTCTAAAAAGATTTGGTCACTGTTGACTCACTCTCCAGCAAGCTCTTTAGTGTTAACATTTTTGTCCTTAACTCTtacacatttaagaaaaacaccTTTGACTGTTTCTGAAAATCCACATACTGAAAGCGTCTGCCCTTTCCTTCCTGTGTCTACAACTCTTGccatattttcttaattttgctATGACTGTGCAAGCTACCGAACTAGAAGTGCGTGGTATATGGTTATGCGTTACTACTGCTGTTCAGTTTTTGGAgaacaaaaaagtttaagtaTTAGGTGTATTTTCATGAATGGAATGAAGTTAATATACTACTTactatttaatgtttaatacttAAATACTAAATGTATAAAAGGTTAGTCTAAAAAGTtgcaaaacaaactttttcaaacctgaacaaaaaaaaacaatcataaaaacTTCATATGACATTAATGCATAAACTGCTATACctcagtgtttaatttttttaatttgactgaTTTGATGAAAATAACTAATGAAAATGAAGCTGCTTATACGCTGGCCTCAGTACAGATGGTGCAGGTACAGTCTGATGAGTATGGGAGACATGAGCAGACATACTGCGGATTTATGAGCTCATTTACTTCCTTTCCAAACTTCGCCTCAGGTTTTCCACTTAATGACTGCTGCTCGGTCAGCTCTACTCTTAGTCTACACATGGAAACTTTGACTTGTTCCATATGTGCAGCTACATGCATGACGGAGGGGTCCATGGTGCCTCTCATTTTGTaggaatttaaaacaaatatgacacAAAAGCCATGTGATGGAGTACCAACAGCACAAGtcacaaagcattttttctgatgttttgcattttatttgcattctccatttacactacatcactaggccccatcatacaggctcacggcttctcctaccactgctacgccgatgacacacagctctacctctcttttcatccagacgatccaacggtagctactcggatctcgggttgcctggcggacatctcgacatggatgcaagagtaccatctacagctcaacctgacaaagactgagctgcttgtattccctgccactccaactacacagcatgacttcaccatccagctaggttcttcgtcaattaccccatcatcctcagtcagaaatcttggtgtaatcctcgatgaccaacttaccttcaaagatcacattgcaaagactgctcgatcctgcaggtttgcactacacaacatcagaaagatcaggccctttctaacagagaaagctgcacagctacttgtccaggcccttgtcatttctagactggactactgcaatgctcttctggctggacttccatcgaacacaataaaacctctacaaatgattcagaatgcagcggcacggctggtattcaatgagcccaagagaacccatgttacacctctctttatctccttacattggctaccgattgcagctcgcatcaagttcaaggcactgatgcttgcatatagaacaaccacagactcggcaccggtctacttccactcactattacaaatctacacaccctctagaagtctgagatctgctagcgagcgacgcctcatggtaccatctcaaagaggctcaaatcactctccagaactttctcgttctctgttcctggctggtggaacgatcttcccgtacatatccggaatgctggatctctgtcaatctttaagaaactgctgaaaactcacatctttcagcaatacctgacctcacatcataaaaaaaaaaaaaaaaaaaaaaaaaaaaaaaaaaaaaaaaaatactctcactctcacggtctctgtctctcttcttatcccccttgtttattccttcccttctggcatgtactaatttgaacactccctgtgactgggtgttataagcacttacactgtctgtttgtctctctaaaaaaatgaatcgctgttgtactctcaattgtaagtcgctttggataaaagcgtctgcaaaatgactaaatgtaaatgtaaatgtaaatatttgtattatacatatgtatgcctcttatttttttctttttgctcagcGGTTGACAAAACCTCAGTATGCAGGCCATGTCCCTCTGTGACACTAATACAAACATGAAATGAGAAAGTTTAACCATGCTTATTTAAACTAACTGTACGATACAAGCATGTTAGTTCCTTATTGACTCACGTGAACATGCCACTGTAAGTCAGAGCTATAAGCATGCCGATGCCCTGAGATACACACAGAAGCAGTCCGCATCGCATCCACATCCAGTATCAGATGTAAAcctaaatgaaacatgaaaaagccgaaatatatgtaaatattgtgcCCTCTGTTAGCGCAGCTAGTTCAAGTGAAGTTTTGAATGTTGTTTCAGTGCCCAGAGTTAAGGCATTCACTCTTTTAGAAGTTTACATGAAACAGAGACTCATTAGTGAGCTTTCATGCTGTAAAATCTAGATAACCGTGAGCAGAGCCATGGTCTCTCAGGAGAAAAACACGCTTTAAAAGTGGGCTATGTGCATGGTTATACCTACTCCTACACATTCAGTGTCAAGCACCTCCTGGTCCTCTTCACCGTCTCCTTGTCATGTAATAAATACTTTCACTTCACAGCGATAAACACCGAACTCTCAGATTCACTCTGAAGTGAATCTTCTGAAAAATCTTTGTGATGATACAGGTTTTGTTCAGACACACATTTTACCAAACAAAGGCCAAAAGTGCAACTGTTTTAAGTAGGACAAAGCAAAAAGGTGTTCTTATAGTCTGTTACCAGCACCTCGTTTGCTGCTAGCACTGAGACAAGTTCCAATGCCagcatgcacattttcaaattgTGGTTAAATCCTGTCTCTTAGTCATATGTAACTGGACACCAGCTATTGCCCAATATGGGTTGTCTCATCTTGTCCATGACCGCTGACGGGTGAAGAAATATGAACCAGTGACAATAATACAAGTATAGTTTcgaaactttttaaaacaacaattttccCATTTTTCCTGGCTGATAAAACAACCAATAACttgatttatatgtatttattactcAAAAAGTCTCAGATACGTTAAATAGTCATATCCAGCCTTAACTTACCAGGCATGTACAGTTTCTTAAATAAAGcaagcaaatgcattttcatttgtaaagtCATTTACTGGAAACTGTgctattaaatttaataactgTTAATAATGGTTTGAACAGCTGCTTATTGTCTCACATTTTGCTTTCTCACAGTC
It encodes:
- the LOC122332693 gene encoding dynein light chain roadblock-type 1-like; this translates as MAEVEETIKRIQSQKGVQGIIIVNAEGIPIKSTLDNSSTVQYAGNVHQLLMKARGMVRDIDPQNDLTFLRVRSKKNEIMIAPDKDYFLIVIQNPTE